In the genome of Aridibaculum aurantiacum, one region contains:
- a CDS encoding serine hydrolase domain-containing protein, whose protein sequence is MNSCVKRSILFLSLSFLCLQVIYGQKLYFPDSVWQTRTPQQLKLDAALIDSAVRFAINNEVNMDYDMRLANIKAFGVNAREPNYKIIGPMKDRGKPAGLIIKNGFIVAQWGDVDRMDMTFSVAKSYLSTVAGLAEDARLIRSLDDKVSQYVWDETFEGAHNQKITWRHMLHQSSDWSGCLFDICDWADRPPRTGSIDEWRARKLNEPGTVYKYNDVRINALAYALLQVWRKPLPMVLKEKIMDPIGASSTWRWYGYENSFVNVDGLMMQSVSGGGHFGGGIFINTLDQARFGLLFARRGKWQEKQLLSERWVNGVTETTAANKTYGMLWWTNEDGHLGKLSKTVYAAEGFGGNFIVIDSKNDLVIVTRWLEPRMIGQLVDLVESAVGK, encoded by the coding sequence ATGAATAGTTGTGTAAAAAGATCTATCCTTTTCCTGTCATTGTCTTTCCTGTGTCTCCAGGTAATCTATGGCCAAAAGCTCTACTTCCCTGATTCGGTTTGGCAGACAAGGACGCCTCAGCAGCTAAAGCTGGATGCAGCCCTTATTGATAGTGCCGTACGCTTTGCCATCAACAACGAAGTGAACATGGACTACGACATGCGGCTGGCTAACATCAAGGCGTTTGGCGTTAATGCCCGCGAACCCAACTACAAGATCATAGGCCCGATGAAAGACCGCGGTAAGCCTGCCGGTTTGATCATTAAGAATGGGTTTATCGTCGCACAGTGGGGAGACGTAGACAGGATGGACATGACGTTTAGCGTTGCCAAAAGTTACCTCTCTACCGTTGCCGGTCTTGCAGAGGATGCACGTTTGATCCGCAGCCTTGATGATAAGGTAAGCCAATATGTATGGGATGAAACCTTTGAAGGCGCACATAATCAAAAGATCACGTGGCGGCATATGCTGCACCAATCATCCGACTGGTCGGGCTGCCTCTTTGATATATGCGACTGGGCCGATCGTCCGCCGCGCACCGGCAGCATCGATGAATGGCGGGCAAGAAAGCTGAATGAACCAGGCACTGTGTACAAATACAATGATGTACGGATAAATGCATTGGCTTACGCCTTGTTGCAAGTGTGGCGCAAGCCATTGCCGATGGTGCTTAAAGAAAAGATCATGGACCCGATTGGCGCCTCTTCTACCTGGCGCTGGTATGGCTATGAAAATTCATTTGTGAATGTAGACGGCCTGATGATGCAATCCGTAAGCGGCGGCGGCCATTTTGGTGGCGGAATATTCATCAATACATTGGATCAGGCACGTTTTGGTTTGCTATTTGCCCGCCGGGGAAAATGGCAGGAAAAACAGTTGCTTTCAGAGAGATGGGTGAACGGAGTAACCGAAACAACAGCAGCTAACAAAACCTATGGCATGCTATGGTGGACCAATGAAGATGGTCACCTGGGAAAGCTATCCAAAACTGTATATGCAGCCGAAGGATTTGGTGGAAACTTTATTGTAATTGATAGCAAAAACGACCTGGTGATTGTTACCCGCTGGCTGGAGCCACGCATGATAGGGCAATTGGTGGACCTGGTGGAAAGTGCAGTTGGCAAGTGA
- the dut gene encoding dUTP diphosphatase codes for MLHTDISIINRSTNPLPEYATEGSSGMDIRAFVNEVVTLEPLQRALIPTGLFLELPAGYEAQIRPRSGLAIKQGITCLNTPGTIDADYRGEIKVILVNLSNEQVTINNGDRIAQMVFQKVERVQLRAVEEINVTERGAGGFGHTGKN; via the coding sequence ATGCTACATACAGATATATCCATCATCAACCGATCAACCAATCCATTGCCTGAATATGCCACCGAAGGATCTTCAGGTATGGACATCAGGGCTTTTGTAAACGAGGTGGTGACTTTAGAACCGCTGCAACGAGCTTTGATACCAACAGGTCTTTTTTTAGAACTGCCAGCTGGTTATGAAGCGCAGATACGCCCAAGAAGCGGCCTGGCCATCAAACAGGGAATTACCTGCCTGAATACGCCGGGTACCATAGATGCAGATTACAGGGGTGAGATAAAAGTGATCCTGGTTAATCTTTCGAATGAACAGGTAACCATCAACAATGGCGATAGAATAGCGCAAATGGTGTTTCAGAAAGTGGAGCGGGTACAGTTGAGAGCGGTAGAAGAGATCAATGTTACCGAAAGAGGTGCAGGAGGATTTGGACATACCGGCAAGAATTAA
- a CDS encoding ribonucleoside-diphosphate reductase subunit alpha: MDIVTPLISKTPLTEKYWWKNEESEQMLNRGYLLKGETVDGAIERICKAAAQRLYKPELAESFREMIERGWMSLSSPIWANMGTERGLPISCFNVHIPDNIEGITHKLGEVIMQTKIGGGTSAYFGSLRGRGSAVTDNGKSSGAVSFMRLFDTAMDTISQGGVRRGAFAAYLDIDHPDIEEFLKIKSIGHPIQNLFNAVCIPDYWMQDMIDGDISKREIWAKVLESRQQKGLPYLFFTDNVNKERPQVYKDHNYTINASNLCSEIMLPSNNDESFICCLSSMNLELYDEWKDTDAVRLAIFFLDAVLQEFINKTEGNYYLASANRFAKRHRALGLGVLGWHSYLQKNMIPFEGLRSKQLTTAIFSDLREKADKASADLARIYGEPDLLKGYGRRNTTTLAIAPTTSSSAILGQSSPGIEPFSSNYFKAGLAKGNFMRQNKYLKQLLEYKGIDTEDIWRSIMLNHGSVQHLKELAREEKDVFKTFKEISQLEIIQQASIRQKYIDQGQSLNLNIPPNLPVKEVNKLMIEAWQLGIKTLYYQRSQSVSKEMVTNLVTCSSCEA; encoded by the coding sequence ATGGATATTGTAACACCACTGATTTCTAAAACGCCCCTGACAGAAAAATACTGGTGGAAAAATGAAGAGAGTGAGCAGATGCTCAATCGTGGTTACCTGTTAAAAGGCGAAACGGTAGATGGCGCTATAGAACGTATTTGTAAGGCTGCTGCACAGCGGTTGTATAAACCTGAGCTAGCGGAGTCTTTTCGCGAAATGATCGAGCGGGGATGGATGAGTTTAAGCTCGCCTATTTGGGCTAATATGGGTACGGAGCGGGGGCTGCCTATTTCCTGTTTCAATGTGCATATACCCGACAATATTGAGGGCATTACACACAAGCTGGGCGAGGTGATCATGCAAACAAAAATAGGCGGCGGTACTTCTGCTTATTTTGGCAGTTTGCGTGGTCGTGGCAGCGCCGTTACTGATAATGGTAAAAGCAGTGGTGCAGTTAGCTTCATGCGGCTGTTTGATACAGCCATGGACACTATATCGCAAGGTGGTGTAAGACGTGGTGCATTTGCAGCCTACCTCGATATAGACCACCCGGATATTGAAGAGTTTTTGAAAATTAAAAGTATCGGGCACCCTATCCAGAATTTGTTCAATGCTGTTTGCATACCCGATTACTGGATGCAGGACATGATCGATGGTGATATATCCAAGAGAGAAATATGGGCGAAGGTGCTGGAAAGCCGCCAGCAAAAAGGTTTGCCTTATTTGTTCTTTACCGACAACGTAAATAAAGAAAGGCCGCAGGTTTATAAAGATCATAACTATACCATCAACGCCAGCAACCTGTGCAGCGAGATCATGCTGCCGTCTAACAATGATGAGTCGTTCATCTGTTGCCTCTCTTCCATGAACCTGGAATTGTATGATGAATGGAAGGATACAGATGCGGTGCGCCTCGCTATCTTCTTTTTAGATGCGGTATTACAGGAGTTCATCAACAAGACAGAAGGCAATTATTACCTGGCAAGTGCTAACCGCTTTGCCAAAAGGCATCGTGCTTTGGGATTGGGTGTTTTAGGATGGCATTCTTACCTGCAGAAAAACATGATCCCTTTTGAGGGTTTAAGATCCAAACAACTCACCACGGCCATCTTCAGCGATTTGCGCGAAAAAGCCGACAAAGCCTCGGCCGACCTTGCCCGCATTTATGGTGAACCGGATCTGTTGAAAGGATATGGTCGTCGCAACACTACCACTTTAGCGATTGCGCCTACCACTTCCTCATCGGCTATCCTGGGACAAAGCTCGCCAGGTATCGAGCCATTCAGCAGCAATTACTTTAAAGCAGGATTGGCGAAAGGTAATTTTATGCGCCAAAATAAATACCTGAAGCAATTGCTGGAGTATAAGGGAATCGATACGGAAGATATCTGGCGGAGCATTATGCTGAACCATGGTAGCGTACAGCACCTGAAAGAATTGGCCAGGGAGGAAAAGGATGTATTCAAAACCTTTAAAGAGATCAGCCAGTTGGAGATCATCCAACAAGCCTCCATCCGCCAGAAATACATCGACCAGGGACAAAGCCTGAACCTGAACATACCACCTAATCTGCCGGTAAAAGAAGTAAACAAACTAATGATCGAAGCATGGCAGCTAGGCATTAAAACATTGTATTACCAACGCAGCCAGAGTGTATCAAAAGAAATGGTGACAAACCTTGTTACCTGCTCCAGTTGCGAAGCATAA
- a CDS encoding ribonucleotide-diphosphate reductase subunit beta, whose product MGLFDKRINYKPFEYPEVLQFTEAINKSFWVHSEVDFTADVQDFHSHLTESEQSAIKNSLLTIAQIEVSVKSFWGNLYNHFPKPELNGLGTTFAECEFRHSEAYSRLLEVLGYNDEFEKLIEVPVVKQRLAFLSGALSKVNSSDQREYVISLILFTILIENVSLFSQFAVVLSFTRFKGLMKNVSNIIAWTSVDEQLHANAGIYLINKLREEYPELIDDALIEQTTNLITDFIEIEEQIIDWIFQEGEIDTITKSDLLNFIKFRVDECLQKINFPEQFFISHSQYEPMKWFEEEVFANSLDDFFAKRPVEYTKHDKSITANDLF is encoded by the coding sequence ATGGGATTATTTGATAAAAGAATTAATTACAAGCCATTCGAGTACCCGGAAGTATTGCAGTTTACTGAAGCAATCAACAAATCGTTTTGGGTACACTCAGAAGTGGATTTTACCGCTGATGTGCAGGACTTTCACTCTCACCTTACCGAAAGTGAACAAAGCGCTATCAAGAACAGCTTACTCACCATTGCACAAATTGAAGTATCGGTAAAGTCTTTCTGGGGCAACTTGTACAATCATTTTCCAAAGCCGGAGTTGAATGGACTGGGTACCACTTTCGCCGAATGCGAATTCCGCCACTCAGAGGCCTATTCGCGTTTGCTGGAGGTTCTAGGCTACAATGATGAATTTGAAAAACTGATAGAAGTGCCGGTTGTGAAGCAGCGTCTGGCATTCCTATCCGGTGCATTAAGTAAGGTTAATTCAAGCGACCAGAGAGAATATGTCATTTCATTGATCCTGTTCACCATCCTGATTGAAAACGTATCCCTGTTCAGCCAGTTTGCTGTCGTGCTTTCTTTTACGCGGTTTAAAGGGCTGATGAAAAACGTAAGCAACATCATTGCATGGACGTCGGTAGATGAACAACTGCATGCAAACGCAGGTATTTATCTTATCAATAAATTGAGGGAGGAATATCCAGAATTGATTGACGATGCTTTGATAGAACAAACAACCAACCTGATAACAGATTTCATCGAAATTGAAGAACAGATCATCGACTGGATCTTCCAGGAAGGCGAGATTGATACGATCACGAAAAGCGACCTGTTGAATTTTATAAAATTCAGGGTAGATGAATGTTTGCAAAAAATCAATTTTCCTGAACAGTTCTTCATTAGCCACAGTCAATACGAGCCGATGAAGTGGTTTGAAGAAGAAGTTTTTGCCAACAGCCTGGATGACTTCTTCGCTAAGCGACCGGTAGAATATACCAAGCACGATAAGAGCATTACGGCCAACGACTTGTTTTAA
- a CDS encoding GNAT family N-acetyltransferase yields MEHNFRKATMAELDQIWSILQRAIERRKTDGSNQWQDGYPNPEVVRNDIDQEVGFVLTEGETVVGYTAVLINDEPEYAHIEGKWLTDGDFVVFHRVAISENHLGKGLAKKILAFIESYALSNNIYSIKADTNFDNVAMMKTFEKAGYVYCGEVYFRGSPRKAYEKVLTKAA; encoded by the coding sequence ATGGAACATAACTTCAGAAAAGCCACTATGGCGGAGCTAGATCAAATATGGAGCATTCTACAACGAGCCATTGAACGCAGGAAAACGGACGGCAGCAACCAGTGGCAGGATGGTTACCCGAACCCGGAAGTTGTAAGGAATGACATTGACCAAGAAGTGGGTTTTGTATTGACGGAAGGAGAGACCGTAGTTGGATATACCGCAGTATTGATCAATGATGAACCAGAGTATGCCCATATAGAGGGGAAGTGGCTAACGGACGGTGATTTTGTAGTGTTTCACCGGGTAGCCATTTCTGAAAACCATTTGGGCAAAGGCTTAGCTAAAAAGATTTTAGCATTTATAGAATCGTATGCGCTCAGCAACAACATTTACAGCATTAAAGCGGACACCAATTTTGATAACGTTGCTATGATGAAGACGTTTGAAAAAGCAGGCTATGTTTATTGTGGTGAAGTATATTTTAGAGGAAGCCCAAGAAAGGCATATGAGAAAGTTTTGACTAAAGCTGCATAG
- a CDS encoding SIR2 family protein translates to MTPELSILLGSGFSVPEGLPTVSSINNKLRNLKENDFYLTSAQTAGFYNSDWRDPNDWSSYTDKHFAQEFTTFYRDVVLNGDVEAFNYEVFYDYITDFLRYKKDDNRISKFCDEFRKPFHKKSFLDDDHNLVWRFCKILNQLVADLLVVPRFYEDVSYLNYPPYDPFFGFIRENLTDRTVNVHTLNHDLFFDHMANKHSDLWQNFTDGFSEYGSPYYGQISIDHKTSDGVIHKTYMVRLRFYTGDYDNKLRLFKLHGSIDNCILHNTRTGETVRVKRGFGVTDFYMERFDEEAKKYAYEAPFAENEPDYLTGTTEKIRQYNQPFYENLFTHFKKNLLNSNLLLVIGYGFQDKGINEFIENNFLIYNKPVVVIDINKPNSYIFQKYQDQITFSSKGATGVPFEEFMSWKK, encoded by the coding sequence ATGACACCCGAACTTTCAATATTATTAGGCTCTGGATTTTCTGTGCCCGAGGGTTTACCGACAGTTTCGTCTATCAATAATAAACTTCGTAATCTTAAGGAGAACGACTTTTATCTAACCTCAGCGCAAACAGCGGGATTTTATAATTCTGACTGGCGTGACCCTAATGACTGGTCTTCTTACACAGACAAACATTTTGCCCAAGAATTTACCACCTTCTATCGAGATGTAGTTTTGAATGGCGATGTTGAGGCATTTAATTATGAAGTTTTCTACGACTATATTACCGACTTTTTAAGGTACAAGAAGGATGATAATAGAATAAGCAAATTCTGTGATGAATTCCGAAAGCCATTTCACAAAAAAAGTTTCTTAGATGACGACCACAATCTTGTCTGGCGATTTTGTAAAATTTTAAATCAGCTTGTAGCAGACTTGTTAGTAGTGCCACGTTTTTATGAAGACGTCAGCTATTTGAACTACCCACCATATGACCCATTTTTCGGGTTTATCAGAGAAAATTTGACAGACAGGACTGTCAACGTTCATACTTTGAACCATGATTTATTTTTTGACCATATGGCTAACAAGCATTCAGACCTTTGGCAAAACTTCACAGATGGTTTTTCTGAATATGGTTCGCCTTATTACGGTCAAATTTCGATAGACCACAAAACATCTGATGGAGTGATTCATAAAACTTACATGGTTCGATTGAGATTTTATACTGGTGACTACGACAACAAATTACGTTTGTTCAAACTTCATGGCAGCATAGACAATTGTATACTTCACAATACAAGAACGGGTGAGACAGTAAGAGTTAAACGAGGATTTGGAGTTACAGACTTTTACATGGAACGGTTTGATGAGGAAGCAAAAAAATACGCATATGAAGCCCCTTTTGCTGAAAATGAGCCGGATTATTTAACAGGAACGACAGAAAAGATTAGACAATATAATCAACCCTTCTACGAGAACTTGTTTACTCATTTCAAAAAAAATCTTTTAAACTCAAATTTGCTTCTTGTTATTGGATACGGGTTTCAGGACAAGGGAATTAATGAATTTATTGAAAACAATTTCCTTATTTATAACAAGCCAGTTGTAGTAATAGACATAAATAAACCTAATTCGTATATTTTTCAAAAGTATCAAGACCAGATTACATTTTCTTCTAAAGGAGCTACAGGAGTTCCCTTTGAGGAATTTATGTCTTGGAAAAAATGA
- a CDS encoding LysR family transcriptional regulator yields MELRQLRYFLKAKELLNFTEAADSLHISQSTLSQQIKQLEEELNTPLFNRIGKRITLTEAGALFASYAAQSVHKANEGLLLLNDLNELNVGTLSIGVTYGLRSILTPALVRFASEFPSINIRVVYGTSEGLIEDLNQLELDLILVFNESTNAHHLKYQPLFNSAVTFVTSVTSPLSGKTSITLEEICQLPLVISTKGDSTSHFIIKAFDRSGLSPKISIEVNDIPTITDLVKTGKWHGILVQTSVKEEDLVTIPIKGSDMVRTAMIISLKEAYEKQAVKKFCSLLTQDIIDQQKVS; encoded by the coding sequence ATGGAACTAAGACAGCTGAGATACTTCCTGAAGGCAAAGGAATTGCTCAATTTTACCGAAGCTGCCGATAGCTTGCATATAAGCCAAAGCACCTTATCCCAACAGATTAAACAGCTGGAAGAAGAGCTCAATACTCCTTTGTTCAACAGAATAGGGAAACGGATAACACTTACGGAAGCAGGGGCACTGTTTGCATCTTATGCCGCGCAAAGTGTCCATAAAGCGAATGAAGGTTTGTTATTGCTAAATGATTTGAACGAGCTGAATGTTGGCACACTTTCCATCGGGGTTACCTATGGACTACGCAGTATCCTTACCCCGGCGTTGGTTCGTTTTGCCAGTGAGTTCCCTAGTATTAATATTCGTGTTGTATATGGCACTTCTGAAGGGTTGATTGAAGATCTAAACCAGCTTGAATTAGACTTAATCCTGGTGTTTAACGAATCCACCAATGCACATCATTTAAAATATCAACCTCTTTTTAATTCCGCTGTGACCTTCGTTACTTCCGTAACATCTCCCTTATCCGGTAAAACATCTATCACACTGGAAGAGATTTGCCAGCTTCCTTTGGTGATATCGACAAAAGGAGACAGTACCAGCCATTTTATAATCAAAGCATTTGACAGGAGTGGTTTGAGCCCTAAAATCTCTATTGAAGTGAATGACATCCCTACCATAACAGACCTAGTGAAAACAGGGAAGTGGCACGGTATCCTGGTGCAAACCAGCGTGAAAGAGGAAGACTTGGTTACCATACCCATCAAGGGCAGCGATATGGTCCGAACCGCCATGATCATTTCACTGAAAGAAGCATACGAAAAGCAAGCCGTGAAGAAATTTTGTAGCCTGCTGACGCAAGACATCATCGATCAACAAAAAGTTAGCTAA
- a CDS encoding rhomboid family intramembrane serine protease produces MKKLQPKLRLAFYPLAKYSLILTATYVLVYWVFIVLLQVNVFREDVLEWWLPICFGFLLVMLLIRKRVHALKLDRDDGRVRGLYYMVAMATIALPAGLSVNYVEKATGTLTTLNMVSDIATLPSTKYYQPGFYVIQHNYPGIKYSSYYSGKRSETLHFKIYIAVPMSNHLGDTLKPAHAFLTYSYHTSISSHTADANKEQEWNAFIERSMNDYYKNKSFKFNYLEQLPNNNDRDEFMAAARKSDMYITYSDDHKVYLLKPIEGTFAHRTGNKLPWVFGSWTICMAVWFVMVIIPGIHMNKARWFFRKNYTIKEDLLLNLQSWLPTRDAYATTALIFICFIVYALVVLSGSDVMQVYNAKLVEWGGLFRSGVRQGEYWRLLTSVFLHGSIVHLVMNMLSLYLAGLFVEPVIGRARLILFFLLTGLCASAATMAFSDYELSVGASGAIFGLYGILVAMVLTGIFPRELKTFMYTLLACTAGISLFMGFFIPNVNNIAHVGGLVSGIVGGWLFFKYYRPKQDAEGELDI; encoded by the coding sequence ATGAAGAAGCTGCAACCTAAACTACGCCTCGCTTTCTATCCCCTGGCGAAGTACTCGCTAATACTTACCGCAACCTATGTCCTGGTATACTGGGTATTTATTGTTTTGCTACAGGTCAATGTTTTTCGTGAAGATGTTCTTGAGTGGTGGTTACCCATTTGCTTCGGATTTTTATTAGTTATGCTATTGATCCGCAAACGCGTTCATGCACTAAAGCTGGATCGGGATGATGGTCGCGTTCGTGGCTTGTACTATATGGTTGCTATGGCCACTATAGCATTGCCTGCTGGCCTGTCTGTTAATTATGTAGAAAAGGCGACCGGGACACTCACAACATTGAACATGGTAAGTGACATAGCCACGTTGCCCTCAACCAAGTATTACCAGCCAGGGTTTTATGTCATTCAGCATAATTATCCAGGAATAAAATACTCCTCTTACTATTCTGGTAAAAGAAGTGAAACGCTTCACTTCAAAATCTACATTGCCGTACCGATGAGCAATCACCTCGGGGATACACTAAAGCCAGCGCATGCTTTTCTCACCTATAGTTATCATACCAGTATATCAAGCCATACCGCCGATGCTAACAAGGAGCAGGAGTGGAACGCGTTTATCGAGCGAAGCATGAACGACTACTACAAGAACAAGAGTTTTAAGTTCAATTACCTCGAGCAATTGCCCAACAATAATGATAGGGACGAATTCATGGCAGCTGCACGCAAAAGCGATATGTACATAACTTATAGTGACGACCATAAGGTCTACCTGCTTAAACCAATAGAAGGGACATTTGCTCATCGCACCGGCAACAAGTTGCCATGGGTGTTTGGCAGTTGGACCATTTGTATGGCTGTATGGTTCGTAATGGTTATAATTCCCGGCATCCATATGAACAAGGCCCGCTGGTTCTTTCGTAAAAACTATACAATCAAGGAGGACCTTCTCCTTAACCTGCAGTCTTGGCTACCAACCCGTGATGCATATGCAACAACTGCGTTAATCTTTATTTGCTTCATCGTGTATGCACTGGTAGTGCTGTCAGGCAGCGATGTGATGCAGGTATACAACGCCAAACTGGTGGAGTGGGGTGGCTTGTTTAGATCAGGCGTGAGACAAGGTGAATACTGGCGACTGCTCACTTCTGTCTTTCTTCATGGTAGTATTGTACACCTTGTCATGAACATGCTCTCACTATACCTGGCTGGCTTATTTGTGGAGCCTGTTATTGGAAGAGCGAGGCTAATTCTTTTCTTCCTACTCACCGGTTTATGCGCGTCGGCAGCTACCATGGCATTCTCTGATTATGAACTAAGCGTAGGTGCATCCGGTGCCATCTTTGGTTTGTATGGAATATTGGTAGCTATGGTGCTTACCGGCATCTTTCCCAGGGAGCTGAAGACGTTTATGTATACGCTGCTTGCATGCACTGCAGGGATCAGCCTGTTTATGGGCTTCTTCATTCCTAATGTAAATAACATCGCGCATGTCGGGGGCTTGGTATCCGGGATCGTAGGCGGCTGGCTGTTCTTTAAATATTATAGACCGAAGCAGGATGCAGAAGGTGAACTGGACATATGA
- a CDS encoding MFS transporter, translated as MSLEVLKPSITKNVALGCAQILLWGGSYFILSILAEPIMQETGWSYQMVYGALSLSLLISGLLLPRIGKIIGENEKNFVLPYAGIIMALGLTVIGFSEHYFLFLVGWTIVGVAMGMGLYDALFASLGKSYGKATSRVIVQVTLIASLAPTISWFIVSLLLSDYGWRTACFIYAAILLVTILPIHRYTLPPAGSKAAIKPQLNDKKTNPHKPFRSRIYYLLLVNFTVGAVLTTGIVIHLIDILLDKEMAMAAVVSAVAFLGPSQAGVRVLELVFSRNAPVKTAIISAVITLVGILLLSLNPNFAIPGIILFGMGNGMRSILRGTLPLAIFGQENYAVAVGKLARMPLIAQALTPFIGSFLIEQFSVTVFLNACCLLALINIVFFLMVPKLMPQQNESRRSIAVSMANK; from the coding sequence ATGTCCTTAGAAGTACTAAAACCCTCTATCACAAAGAACGTTGCGTTAGGTTGTGCTCAAATTCTTTTGTGGGGCGGCTCGTATTTCATTTTATCGATCCTGGCGGAACCGATCATGCAGGAGACAGGCTGGTCATACCAGATGGTTTATGGCGCCCTTTCCCTGTCGCTGTTGATTTCAGGGTTGCTATTGCCTCGAATCGGAAAGATCATAGGTGAAAATGAGAAAAATTTTGTTTTGCCTTATGCAGGTATCATCATGGCTTTGGGTCTAACTGTCATTGGCTTTTCAGAACATTATTTCTTATTCCTGGTAGGTTGGACTATCGTAGGTGTTGCCATGGGAATGGGCTTATATGATGCACTGTTTGCTTCACTTGGAAAAAGCTACGGAAAGGCCACAAGCAGGGTAATTGTTCAGGTAACGCTGATTGCCAGCCTGGCTCCAACCATTTCCTGGTTTATTGTCTCGCTTCTGCTGAGTGACTACGGTTGGCGTACTGCCTGTTTTATATATGCGGCCATATTGCTCGTCACTATATTACCTATTCATCGATACACTTTACCTCCTGCAGGGAGCAAAGCCGCCATAAAACCACAGCTGAATGATAAAAAGACAAATCCACACAAGCCTTTCCGTTCCAGGATCTATTACCTGTTGCTTGTAAATTTTACGGTTGGTGCTGTTTTGACAACAGGTATTGTCATTCATTTGATTGACATTTTGCTGGATAAAGAGATGGCAATGGCAGCTGTAGTTAGTGCTGTTGCTTTCTTAGGGCCAAGCCAGGCAGGTGTTCGGGTACTGGAGTTAGTGTTCTCCAGAAATGCACCTGTTAAGACAGCCATCATTTCAGCTGTCATTACGCTCGTTGGCATTCTATTGTTATCGCTCAATCCCAATTTTGCAATACCGGGAATCATTCTATTCGGTATGGGAAACGGTATGCGTTCTATTTTAAGAGGAACGTTGCCTTTAGCAATTTTCGGACAGGAAAATTATGCCGTCGCTGTAGGAAAACTTGCCCGAATGCCTTTGATCGCCCAGGCACTAACACCTTTTATCGGGAGCTTTTTGATAGAGCAGTTTAGCGTAACGGTATTTCTCAATGCATGCTGCTTGTTGGCACTCATCAATATCGTTTTCTTTTTGATGGTGCCGAAACTAATGCCTCAACAAAATGAATCGAGGAGAAGCATTGCAGTTAGCATGGCCAATAAATAA